A single Drosophila miranda strain MSH22 chromosome XR, D.miranda_PacBio2.1, whole genome shotgun sequence DNA region contains:
- the LOC108151197 gene encoding uncharacterized protein LOC108151197 has translation MFKFRDIIYFVLLMGLHVCAVIQPTVEAHAKINWNSLNVDRSLCLNVSYQYRTLMLARALLYSLLAMIGLWYGRHRDSVERAENRRALLDERVRSTSMRMKSSSQLVTAHEVIADWVRRRTATKEELEMDEATLDAELEQTEGSYFPWRTFFYFALPWTLTFVVSGVLNYGRLYFVIQHFCLTYWQTVSLYVNIQMLFLRHMTAALVDACWRQFFGSVDDPSFKNINHITFETHLLATE, from the coding sequence ATGTTCAAGTTCAGAGACATTATATATTTTGTTCTTCTCATGGGACTGCACGTCTGCGCGGTGATCCAGCCCACGGTGGAGGCCCATGCCAAAATTAATTGGAACAGTTTGAATGTGGACCGTAGCCTGTGCCTGAACGTGAGCTATCAGTACAGGACGTTGATGCTGGCCAGGGCCTTGTTATACTCGTTGCTGGCGATGATTGGTCTGTGGTATGGGCGCCATCGGGATTCAGTGGAGCGGGCCGAGAATCGTCGGGCACTGCTCGACGAACGGGTGCGAAGCACGAGCATGAGGATGAAATCCTCCAGCCAGCTGGTAACGGCGCATGAGGTGATTGCCGATTGGGTGCGCCGTCGAACGGCGACCAAAGAGGAGCTTGAGATGGACGAGGCGACGCTCGACGCTGAGCTGGAGCAGACGGAGGGCTCCTATTTTCCTTGGAGGACATTCTTCTACTTTGCCCTGCCCTGGACGCTCACATTTGTCGTCTCCGGAGTGCTCAATTACGGCCGGCTCTATTTCGTCATCCAGCACTTTTGCCTCACCTACTGGCAGACGGTATCGCTGTATGTAAACATCCAGATGCTCTTCCTACGCCACATGACAGCGGCCCTTGTGGATGCCTGCTGGCGGCAGTTCTTCGGATCTGTGGATGATCCCAGCTTCAAAAACATCAACCACATCACTTTCGAGACGCATCTGCTGGCCACGGAATGA